ACAGCTCGCTGCCGCCGGTCGGCGTCGAGCGGCTGACGAAGTCAAACACCTTGCCGTCCTTGAGGCCGTAATCGGCGATGCGCGTGACGCGCTTGTCCTTGCGGTCGAAATACACCGCCATCACGCGCTGCTCGGTGATTTCCGGCCGCAGGAACATGACCTTCTTGGTCTTCTGCGAGATGTAATAGAACACCTCGCCATCCACGGTCGCGACCGTCGAGGGCGTGCCGAGCACGAGCAGAACCTGCTCCTGGCTCGACCCGATCGGTACCTGCTCCAGCGCGCCGGGATTGGGCACATAGCCGCGCTGCTGCTCGCTGACGAAGCCGGTCGGCGTGCGCGCCAGGCCGGCCGAGGAGGCGGGCATGGACAGGTCGCCGCTGGCGCATCCCCCCAGCCCGAGCGCCGCGAGTGCGGCGAGCAGGGGGCCATGCCGGTACACGGGCCCGCGAACAGGCCGGCGGGCCGAAACAGCCGGGGACGAAACGCGCGTCACTGCCATCAACTCAACTCCATCAGCCGTGGGGCCGCAGATCCGTGTGCGCACAAAGCACAGCCAGCCGCCGTGAGGCAACCATCTGGCGCACCCCGCGGGGGTTGCCAGCGCCATTGCTGCGCGCTACCCCCCAGAACGACCAGCCACCGCGCGCCGCCCGAGCGGGGCGCCGACGAGACGGAGCCGGCCATGATTCTGCGCTTCTTCCGCCGGAACGACGGACGCGAGACCATTCAGCGGCTCTATGGCGCGATCGTGGCGCAGTCGCGTGAACCCGCGTTCTACACCGAATATGGCGTGCCAGACAGCATTGCCGGGCGGTTCGAGATGATCCTGCTGCACTGCTTCCTGCTGTTCCACCGGCTGAAGGGGGAGAGCGAGGAGCGCCGCGCGCTGGGCCAGCGCGTCTTCGATGCCTTCTGCATCGACATGGACGCCAATCTCCGCGAGATGGGCGTCGGCGACCTCACCGTGCCGAAGAAGATGAAAAAAGTGGCCGAGGCATTTTATGGCCGCGTTGCCGCGTATGATGGTGCGCTGGGTGAGGCCGGGCCGGGCGCGCTGGAGGAAGCGGTGCTGCGCAACGTCTATCAATCCGACGCCGCCTTTGCGCCACAGGCCGCCCGCCTTGCCGACTTCATCCGCCGCGCGGTCGCCGCGCTGGCGACCCTTCCCTTCGAGACCTTCGCCGGCGGCGACTTTCCGCTCCCGCCGGCCGTGGATCCGCAATCCAAGGAGCTTGCGACCCCATGACGGACAAGCTGCCGCTTAGCCGCCCCGTGCTCGTGGCGAGCCTTCCCGACACCGGCACCACCGTGAAATTCGCCCCGGACGCCGATGTGCGCGCCGCGCTGGCTGAGACCTTCGGCATTCCCGGCATTCCCAAGCTCACGGCGCAGGTCACCCTCGTGCCGCGCAGCAAGGGCCGGGTGCTCGTCACCGGCCATGTCGATGCCGTGGTGACCCAGACCTGCGTGGTGACGCTGGAGGATTTCGACGGCCCGGTGTCGGAGGACATCGAGGTCGAGTTCGCTCCGCCGGAGCAGCTTCCCGAAATCCGGCCGGGCGCGGAGATCGACGTGACCGAGCTCGACCTGCCCGATCCGCTGATCGACGGCACGGTGGATGCCGGCGCCGTGGTCGCCGAGTTCCTCGCTCTGGGCCTCGATCCCTATCCGCGCAAGCCCGGCGTCGCCTTCAAGGGCGTCGAGGAGATGACCGACGCGGAGGCCTCGCCCTTCGCCGGCCTCGCCAAGCTGCGCGGCGGCGAGGAGAAATAGCCCTCAATGTGGGATGGGACCGCACGACGCGCTTGTCATGGCCGCGCTTCTGGGGCATCCCGTGGGCGCCCTCGCGGTTCCCTCCGGGCCG
Above is a window of Ancylobacter sp. WKF20 DNA encoding:
- a CDS encoding outer membrane protein assembly factor BamE produces the protein MPASSAGLARTPTGFVSEQQRGYVPNPGALEQVPIGSSQEQVLLVLGTPSTVATVDGEVFYYISQKTKKVMFLRPEITEQRVMAVYFDRKDKRVTRIADYGLKDGKVFDFVSRSTPTGGSELSMLGQLFNATSFNPTM
- a CDS encoding ubiquinol-cytochrome C chaperone family protein, with translation MILRFFRRNDGRETIQRLYGAIVAQSREPAFYTEYGVPDSIAGRFEMILLHCFLLFHRLKGESEERRALGQRVFDAFCIDMDANLREMGVGDLTVPKKMKKVAEAFYGRVAAYDGALGEAGPGALEEAVLRNVYQSDAAFAPQAARLADFIRRAVAALATLPFETFAGGDFPLPPAVDPQSKELATP
- a CDS encoding DUF177 domain-containing protein, producing the protein MTDKLPLSRPVLVASLPDTGTTVKFAPDADVRAALAETFGIPGIPKLTAQVTLVPRSKGRVLVTGHVDAVVTQTCVVTLEDFDGPVSEDIEVEFAPPEQLPEIRPGAEIDVTELDLPDPLIDGTVDAGAVVAEFLALGLDPYPRKPGVAFKGVEEMTDAEASPFAGLAKLRGGEEK